A stretch of the Streptomyces ortus genome encodes the following:
- a CDS encoding quaternary amine ABC transporter ATP-binding protein produces MSSRLQAEQLYKVFGRRPGEAVERLRGGADREELRADGITAAVIDASFTVEPGEIFVVMGLSGSGKSTLLRMLNGLLEPTGGRVVFDGQDLTALNDREMREVRSRKVSMVFQHFALFPHRSVLENAAYGLEVQGVPRAERHERANKALVLAGLAGWEKSWPDELSGGMQQRVGLARALATDADLLLMDESFSALDPLIRRDMQDQLIELQKKLKKTIVFITHDLNEAMRLGDRIAVMRDGRIVQIGTAEDILVRPANDYVASFTQDVDRSRVLTAASVMDTELRGDEADCGCETARPDTSFGELCAVSARLTHAVAVVDKKGKLVGVVPRRRLVGFLGDEQGEPAPCDTPRGKTLGAVKTDA; encoded by the coding sequence GTGTCATCCAGGCTGCAGGCGGAACAGCTCTACAAAGTGTTCGGCAGACGACCAGGCGAGGCCGTCGAGCGACTGCGAGGGGGAGCCGACCGCGAGGAACTGCGCGCCGACGGCATCACCGCCGCGGTGATCGACGCCTCCTTCACGGTGGAGCCCGGCGAGATCTTCGTCGTGATGGGACTCTCCGGATCCGGCAAGTCCACGCTGCTGCGCATGCTCAACGGGCTGCTGGAGCCGACCGGGGGCCGTGTGGTCTTCGACGGACAGGACCTGACCGCGCTGAACGACCGTGAGATGCGTGAGGTCCGCTCCCGCAAGGTGAGCATGGTCTTCCAGCACTTCGCGCTCTTCCCGCACCGCAGCGTCCTGGAGAACGCCGCGTACGGCCTTGAGGTGCAGGGCGTGCCGCGCGCCGAACGCCACGAGCGCGCCAACAAGGCCCTGGTACTGGCCGGTCTGGCCGGCTGGGAGAAGTCCTGGCCCGACGAACTGTCCGGCGGTATGCAGCAGCGTGTGGGCCTCGCCCGGGCGCTCGCCACCGACGCCGACCTGCTCCTGATGGACGAGTCGTTCAGCGCGCTCGACCCGCTGATCCGCCGCGACATGCAGGACCAGCTGATCGAACTGCAGAAGAAGCTCAAGAAGACCATCGTGTTCATCACCCACGACCTCAACGAGGCGATGCGCCTCGGCGACCGCATCGCGGTCATGCGGGACGGCCGGATCGTGCAGATAGGCACCGCCGAGGACATCCTGGTGCGCCCCGCCAACGACTACGTGGCCTCCTTCACCCAGGACGTCGACCGCTCCCGGGTCCTCACCGCGGCCTCCGTCATGGACACGGAGCTGCGCGGCGACGAGGCGGACTGCGGCTGCGAGACCGCGCGGCCCGACACCTCGTTCGGCGAACTGTGCGCCGTCAGCGCGCGGCTGACGCACGCCGTCGCCGTCGTCGACAAGAAGGGCAAGCTGGTCGGAGTCGTGCCACGGCGGCGGCTCGTCGGCTTCCTCGGTGACGAACAGGGCGAACCCGCGCCCTGCGACACTCCCCGCGGCAAGACCCTCGGGGCGGTGAAGACCGATGCCTAG
- a CDS encoding siderophore-interacting protein has translation MAERPARKAPRPHSARVVRTERLTPHMQRVVLGGEGLADFTAGTSTDHYVKLLFGAEGVTYPEPFDMARIREEFPREQWPVTRTYTVRAWDPVQRELTLDFVIHGDEGLAGPWAARVRAGELVRFLGPGGAYAPDTGADWHLLAGDESALPAIAASLEGMPHGARVRAFVEVSGPEEEQKFDSAVEVVWLHRGDRPVGEALVAAVRALEFPAGRVHAFVHGEAGFVKELRRLLRVEREIPREDISISGYWRLGHNEDGWQAAKRDWNAQVEAEQEGAPPAAS, from the coding sequence ATGGCAGAGCGTCCGGCACGCAAGGCTCCCAGGCCGCACTCCGCGCGAGTCGTCCGCACGGAGCGGCTGACCCCGCACATGCAGCGGGTGGTCCTCGGGGGCGAGGGGCTCGCCGACTTCACCGCGGGCACCAGCACCGACCATTACGTGAAGCTCCTGTTCGGCGCCGAGGGCGTGACGTATCCGGAGCCCTTCGACATGGCGCGGATCCGTGAGGAGTTCCCGCGTGAGCAGTGGCCCGTCACGCGCACGTACACCGTGCGCGCCTGGGACCCCGTGCAGCGTGAACTGACCCTCGACTTCGTGATCCACGGCGACGAGGGCCTCGCCGGGCCCTGGGCGGCCCGCGTCCGGGCGGGCGAGCTGGTGCGCTTCCTCGGACCGGGCGGGGCGTACGCCCCCGACACCGGGGCCGACTGGCATCTGCTGGCCGGCGACGAGAGCGCGCTGCCCGCCATCGCCGCCTCGCTGGAGGGCATGCCCCACGGCGCGCGGGTGCGTGCCTTCGTGGAGGTCTCGGGGCCGGAGGAGGAGCAGAAGTTCGACTCCGCCGTCGAGGTCGTCTGGCTGCACCGCGGTGACCGGCCGGTCGGCGAGGCCCTGGTGGCGGCCGTCCGGGCACTGGAGTTCCCGGCGGGCCGGGTGCACGCGTTCGTGCACGGCGAGGCGGGCTTCGTGAAGGAGCTGCGGCGGCTGCTGCGCGTCGAGCGGGAGATTCCGCGCGAGGACATCTCCATCTCCGGTTACTGGCGGCTGGGGCACAACGAGGACGGGTGGCAGGCCGCGAAGCGCGACTGGAACGCGCAGGTGGAGGCCGAGCAGGAGGGTGCGCCGCCGGCCGCCTCCTGA
- a CDS encoding 5'-3' exonuclease, producing MRGVTQQTQQPRRTMLLDTASLYFRAYFGVPESVKAPDGTPVNAVRGLLEFIDRLVKDHRPDDLVACMDADWRPQWRVDLIPSYKAHRVAQETGTGPDEEEVPDTLSPQVPVIEEILDALGIARVGVEGYEADDVIGTFAGRATGPVDIVTGDRDLYQLVDDKRGVRVLYPLKGVGSLQLTDESWLRERYGVDGPGYADLALLRGDPSDGLPGVPGIGEKTAAKLLAEFGDLAGIMAAVDDPKAKLTPSQRKRLDESRPYVSVAPKVVKVAGDVPLPEVDTAVPRAPRDPAALDALAARWGLGGSLTRLLSTLES from the coding sequence ATGCGAGGCGTGACGCAGCAGACGCAGCAGCCCCGGCGAACCATGCTCCTCGACACCGCCTCCCTGTACTTTCGCGCCTATTTCGGCGTGCCGGAATCCGTCAAGGCCCCGGACGGCACTCCGGTGAACGCGGTGCGCGGACTTCTTGAGTTCATCGACCGGCTGGTGAAGGACCACCGGCCGGACGACCTGGTGGCCTGTATGGACGCGGACTGGCGCCCGCAGTGGCGGGTGGACCTGATCCCCTCCTACAAGGCGCACCGGGTGGCCCAGGAGACCGGGACGGGGCCGGACGAGGAGGAGGTGCCCGACACCCTCTCGCCGCAGGTGCCGGTCATCGAGGAGATCCTGGACGCGCTGGGCATCGCGCGCGTGGGAGTCGAGGGGTACGAGGCGGACGACGTGATCGGCACGTTCGCCGGCCGTGCCACGGGCCCGGTCGACATCGTCACCGGCGACCGCGACCTGTACCAACTGGTGGACGACAAGCGGGGCGTGCGCGTGCTGTACCCGCTCAAGGGCGTCGGTTCCCTGCAGCTCACGGACGAGTCCTGGCTGCGCGAGAGATACGGCGTGGACGGACCGGGGTACGCGGATCTCGCGCTGCTGCGCGGCGACCCCAGCGACGGGCTGCCGGGCGTGCCGGGCATCGGTGAGAAGACGGCCGCCAAGCTGCTGGCCGAGTTCGGGGATCTGGCCGGGATCATGGCGGCGGTGGACGACCCGAAGGCCAAGCTGACTCCGTCGCAGCGCAAGCGCCTGGACGAGTCACGGCCGTACGTGTCGGTCGCGCCGAAGGTCGTCAAGGTGGCCGGTGACGTGCCTCTGCCGGAGGTGGACACGGCGGTGCCCCGCGCGCCGCGCGATCCGGCGGCCCTCGACGCGCTGGCGGCGCGCTGGGGTCTCGGCGGTTCGCTGACGCGTCTGCTGTCGACTCTGGAGTCCTGA
- a CDS encoding ABC transporter permease/substrate binding protein, whose amino-acid sequence MPRVPFGDWVNDAVDWLLNHMAWLFDFFKTVFLGAYDGINAVLQAPEPLLLAGIFAVIAFWLRGTSAGLLTFVGFAFIDSLELWENAMVTLSLVLVATIIALVISVPVGIWAARSDRVSSIVRPVLDFMQTLPAMIYLIPAILFFGTGAPAGIVATLIFALAPGVRMTELGIRQVDKELVEAADAFGTTPGNILLRVQLPLALPTVMAGVNQVIMLGLSMAAIAGMVGTGGLGGDVNEAIGQLNVGLGSEAGVAIVILAIYLDRMTSALGTQVSPLGRRAAAKLRAAQGLKIWTYRPQPTVAVVGVVVLALVAGGMGMFGSDDTGTAASDSKNVGQGKKITIGYIPWDEGVASTFLWKEILERRGYEVAVKQFDAGPLYTSLAQGDIDFQTDSWLPVTHAEYWKKYGKQLDDLGSWFGPTSLELSVPAYMDDIKSLADLKGRADEFDGKITGIESSAGMMGLLKKKVLKEYGLDKEYKVVDSSTPAMLAELKRAYAKKEPFVGTLWSPHWAYSEYKLKKLEDPKGAWGKGDGVHTLSRKGFAKDEPVVGKWLKDFKMTEGQLTSLEAEINKAGKGAQQDAVRTWLKSNSKVVDKLAPVASSSSKTPAEAKNAIDVAWFPWDEDVAVTYLWKNVLARRGYTLNLKQMDVGPVYTGLASGDIDLNFDAWLPYAQSNYWNKHKDNLRDLGTWYEPTSLEIAVPSYVKDVESLADLKGKADTFDGRIIGIEPGTGEMSLLKKDVLPGYGLDKEYKVVDGSTPAMLAELKRAYAKKEPVAVTLWSPHWAYSEYKLTKLSDEKKLFGEGNTIRTISNKKFPEQYPQLTKWIKNFKMSEDELGSLEAEIKDRGQGHEEDAVAAWLKEHPDMVERMTPQ is encoded by the coding sequence ATGCCTAGAGTCCCCTTCGGCGACTGGGTCAACGACGCGGTCGACTGGCTGCTGAACCACATGGCGTGGCTCTTCGACTTCTTCAAGACCGTCTTCCTCGGCGCCTACGACGGCATCAACGCCGTCCTCCAGGCCCCCGAACCGCTCCTCCTCGCGGGCATCTTCGCGGTCATCGCGTTCTGGCTGCGCGGCACCTCGGCAGGCCTCCTCACCTTCGTGGGATTCGCGTTCATCGACTCCCTCGAACTGTGGGAGAACGCGATGGTGACGCTGTCGCTCGTCCTGGTGGCGACGATCATCGCGCTCGTCATATCCGTGCCCGTCGGCATCTGGGCGGCCCGCTCGGACCGGGTCAGCAGCATCGTGCGGCCCGTGCTCGACTTCATGCAGACGCTGCCGGCGATGATCTACCTGATCCCGGCGATCCTGTTCTTCGGCACCGGCGCCCCGGCGGGCATCGTGGCCACCCTGATCTTCGCGCTGGCACCCGGCGTCCGGATGACCGAACTGGGCATCCGGCAGGTCGACAAGGAACTGGTCGAGGCCGCCGACGCGTTCGGCACCACCCCCGGCAACATCCTGCTGCGCGTCCAGCTGCCGCTGGCCCTGCCCACCGTCATGGCGGGCGTCAACCAGGTCATCATGCTGGGCCTGTCCATGGCCGCCATCGCGGGCATGGTCGGCACCGGCGGCCTCGGCGGTGACGTGAACGAGGCCATCGGCCAGCTGAACGTCGGCCTCGGCTCCGAGGCGGGCGTCGCCATCGTCATCCTCGCCATCTACCTGGACCGGATGACCAGCGCGCTGGGCACCCAGGTCTCCCCGCTCGGCCGCCGCGCCGCCGCCAAGCTGCGTGCCGCGCAGGGCCTGAAGATCTGGACCTACCGGCCGCAGCCCACCGTGGCCGTGGTCGGCGTCGTCGTGCTGGCGCTCGTCGCGGGCGGCATGGGCATGTTCGGCTCCGACGACACCGGGACCGCCGCGTCCGACTCCAAGAACGTCGGCCAGGGCAAGAAGATCACCATCGGTTACATCCCCTGGGACGAGGGCGTCGCCTCCACCTTCCTGTGGAAGGAGATCCTGGAGCGGCGCGGGTACGAGGTCGCGGTCAAGCAGTTCGACGCGGGCCCGCTCTACACCTCCCTCGCACAGGGCGACATCGACTTCCAGACCGACTCGTGGCTGCCCGTCACGCACGCGGAGTACTGGAAGAAGTACGGCAAGCAGCTCGACGACCTGGGCTCCTGGTTCGGCCCGACGTCCCTGGAGCTGAGCGTGCCCGCCTACATGGACGACATCAAGTCCCTGGCGGACCTCAAGGGCAGGGCCGACGAGTTCGACGGCAAGATCACCGGCATCGAGTCCAGCGCCGGAATGATGGGCCTCCTCAAGAAGAAGGTCCTCAAGGAGTACGGGCTCGACAAGGAGTACAAGGTCGTCGACAGCTCGACGCCCGCGATGCTGGCCGAGCTGAAGCGCGCGTACGCCAAGAAGGAGCCGTTCGTCGGCACGCTGTGGTCGCCGCACTGGGCGTACAGCGAGTACAAGCTGAAGAAGCTCGAGGACCCCAAGGGCGCCTGGGGCAAGGGCGACGGTGTGCACACGCTGTCCCGCAAGGGGTTCGCGAAGGACGAGCCGGTCGTCGGGAAGTGGCTCAAGGACTTCAAGATGACCGAGGGCCAGCTCACCAGCCTCGAGGCGGAGATCAACAAGGCCGGCAAGGGTGCGCAGCAGGACGCCGTGCGCACCTGGCTGAAGAGCAACTCCAAGGTCGTGGACAAGCTGGCGCCGGTCGCGAGCTCCTCGTCCAAGACCCCCGCCGAGGCGAAGAACGCCATCGACGTCGCCTGGTTCCCGTGGGACGAGGACGTCGCCGTCACCTACCTGTGGAAGAACGTGCTGGCCCGGCGCGGCTACACGCTGAACCTGAAGCAGATGGACGTCGGCCCGGTCTACACGGGCCTCGCCTCCGGTGACATCGACCTCAACTTCGACGCCTGGCTGCCCTACGCGCAGTCGAACTACTGGAACAAGCACAAGGACAACCTGAGGGACCTCGGCACCTGGTACGAGCCGACGTCCCTGGAGATCGCGGTGCCCTCCTACGTCAAGGACGTCGAGTCCCTGGCGGACCTCAAGGGCAAGGCCGACACCTTCGACGGCAGGATCATCGGGATCGAGCCGGGCACCGGCGAGATGAGCCTTCTCAAGAAGGACGTACTTCCCGGCTACGGGCTCGACAAGGAGTACAAGGTCGTCGACGGCTCCACGCCCGCGATGCTGGCCGAGCTGAAGCGCGCGTACGCCAAGAAGGAGCCCGTCGCCGTCACCCTGTGGTCGCCGCACTGGGCCTACAGCGAGTACAAGCTGACCAAGCTCTCCGACGAGAAGAAGCTGTTCGGCGAGGGCAACACGATCCGGACCATCTCCAACAAGAAGTTCCCCGAGCAGTATCCGCAGCTCACCAAGTGGATCAAGAACTTCAAGATGAGCGAGGACGAGCTCGGCAGCCTGGAGGCCGAGATCAAGGACCGCGGCCAGGGCCACGAGGAGGACGCCGTCGCCGCGTGGCTCAAGGAGCACCCGGACATGGTGGAGCGCATGACTCCGCAGTAG